The Setaria viridis chromosome 6, Setaria_viridis_v4.0, whole genome shotgun sequence genome includes the window GACGTGAGTCCAGAGCCTGGTCTGACGTCGTAACTCATCTCGAAATACTTGATGCAATCTCCAACCACAACAATGTCCCGGAAACACATCGGATAACCCTTGAGCAGCTTGGGCACCAGTGGCAATGGTAATGGAATATAGCGAAGACTATGGTTGTCCCGGAGAAGGTCACAGATAAGCATGCCCCGCCAGAGATCGACCCAGCCCACTGAACCGAACTCACCTCCGATGGTGACCGCAATGTTTGGATAtgaataattcacataattcacTGAATCAACAAACTGATTCTCAGTGTTCCATGTACCTGTCTTGGAGTTGTACAGGTGGAGATCAAATCGCTTGCCGTTGTTCTTAGGATCGATGATCCTATGAAGCAGGGCGAAGTAGAACATATCTTGGTCGCGGCAACGCAAAAGCACAACCTCGTTGTTGGAGAACTTGATGTCGCACGGGATGGGTAACATCTTAAGTGACGGCCGGTTGTTCTCGGTGCCGGCCTGGTAGACGAAGTAGTGGCAGCTCTTAGCGTCGCGGCTGTCGTCCTGACGGAGGATGGGGATGCGGAGCAGGACGAGGTCGTCCTTCGAGTAGATGACCTTGGGCAACCAGTCGAACGCGGAGGGCTTCACGTCGGGGGAATGGACAGTGAAGCAGGAGACCCGCGGCGGGCTGGCCGCCCAGAAGGTGACCTGGATTCTCTTGCCGTCCGCCGTGAAGCCATCGGCGGTAGTGCCGTTGAGGCGACAGCTGAGGTAGCCGTATCGGTCGAGGAGGATCGActcaggaggaggagaaccCGGATCCTCGGTGTGGATAAGCGGAGGGATCCTGAGGAACGGATCGACGGACGAGCCGGCCATGGGAAGATCTGGTGTGTGGGCGGAGCGGGGAGGTGAGGAGGGGATAGAAACCCTAACGCCGAGTGATGCCTCTGCTAGGCTCGCTGCCAATGTTTCGCCATACACCGCGTCAGGCCCACCCCGCCGCTTCGCTCTTTGTGGGATAGGTGGCTTCATGGGCTGTTGGCCCGGCTTAGCAGAGGCGGGGAGGTTTTGGGCTAAAAAGGCCCGAGGGAAGAGAAGTGGTGGCCCCATGCTGGGGTTTTCTGGGCTGGATTCAAGCTATTGGAAAGAGGGAAGGAGGAGGTATgggttagagcaactccaacagttCCCAAAAAATTCTTTCCCAAAACGAGGTATCGGGGGAATGCTAAAaatatttttcccaaaaaacATATTAGCCCACAACAGAATGTTAAAAACTATACCCCGATAATTCAAAGCAAGCCACGTCATCATAATTGGGTCCATTATCTTAACCACCGTGTGGTTCCATCATTGTTGCTCCACCGGAGCTCTCCACTCAATGTCTCCCTCTGTTCCCCGAGCTGCTCCTTTCTCTCCGCTCgatctcttcctcttcttttccaATCGGCAAAGCATCAACTTAAGAAGGAAAATACAAACGCCAATCTAAGAACGACGCTTAAGGATCTCACTTGTATCGATAATTTGACAACCAGTATCCTATTGTTcaccaaatattttattctactGTGGAATAATAATGTCCCATATTTCATTCTACTAACAGTACCACTATCCTGACTGAACAACTAAAGGCTCAAAACTACGAGTCTCTACAACTGTTGGCACATAAGCAAAGTTCATCTAATCGCTAGTCAGAGCCGCAGCAGTCTCAAACGCAGAATCACAAGTCCCTTCCAGCTTTCTCCACTTCGTCTCCAGGCTCAGCGGGACTACATATCTCTGATGTTCTTGGGTCTTGACGTCTCTTTTCTATTGCATCATCATCCTTTGCGGTAGTAGTGGCCTCCACTGCTTCTGTATGTTTATTCTCATCTGCAGCTGCTTCTGTATGATCAGTTTCAGAATGTTGACGGCGGAGACTCAGGTGCTTGTCCTTGGAGACCCCGGCACCCTACAATCGAGAGCACTCGAGCAGGCCCGCCGTCCTCGCGGATGGGGAATCACAGCGACGACGCCATGCACGCTTGCCCGAAATCGGGACCTCGCCATCGCTGATTTGCTAGTGCCTGGCCTGTCGCCGCGCGCGCATAGCGTGAATCAACTAGCACTCAGTCCCTCCCCTCGTCCAAGGCCTGGCACCACCACGGACGGCCCCCGGACAAGAGCAGGCACCAGAGGCCTTCTCCTCCGCTGATTCGCTTTCTCATCTGCGGCTGCGTGAGGACCCCAGTTCGAGCGCAACCATTGCGCGCTCTCCAGCTCGGCCCGGCCACCCATCTCGTGGCGAAGAGAAGGAGCTCTCAGATGTGGTGGCGATGCCGCAGTCCTCGAGCTCGCACGCCCGGCGGGCAGGGTGGCATCTCCCGCTCCTCCAGCTCtagcgccgcctccgcggccgacatctcgagcccgccgccgtcgagacCCAGCCCCGTGCCGAACCCTGAGGCGGAGCCCTCCTcatcctcggcgccgccggtggctgTTGCCGAGCCGCTGTGTCGTCGCCGAGCGCGCGCCCGGGAAAAAAACGCCCGCGGGAAAGAGGTTGAGGGCGGATTGGGGAACATCGGGAGTCGCTAATATTTGCGGGGCGAGAGGTGTTTTTTTTGCGTTGCTaattttttggggaattttaggtggactgttggagttctttttttctcttttttttccctaaagaaAGTATTGGGGGAAAGATTAGcggtctcttggagttgctcttacttGAATGCCGGTTTGCTCTGTTCTTCCAAAGTCTGACCAAACTGAATCGGCTCCTGTTTTCGACAAACTGAATGGAAGCGAATGGACGGACGACATGCATATTACACGTCCATGGCACAAACAATTCGCGCAGGCTAAACGTTCACTCTACGAACGGTGCTATTATCTTTCACAACGCAAGGGGGTTGAAATTTAGCAAGCAGTTCAACAATCAACAGTAGGGCCCTAATTAAAACCCCCGGGTGGCTCAGGACTAGCGCGCATCACGATGATAATTCAATCATATCTCCTGCGT containing:
- the LOC117860771 gene encoding uncharacterized protein; protein product: MAGSSVDPFLRIPPLIHTEDPGSPPPESILLDRYGYLSCRLNGTTADGFTADGKRIQVTFWAASPPRVSCFTVHSPDVKPSAFDWLPKVIYSKDDLVLLRIPILRQDDSRDAKSCHYFVYQAGTENNRPSLKMLPIPCDIKFSNNEVVLLRCRDQDMFYFALLHRIIDPKNNGKRFDLHLYNSKTGTWNTENQFVDSVNYVNYSYPNIAVTIGGEFGSVGWVDLWRGMLICDLLRDNHSLRYIPLPLPLVPKLLKGYPMCFRDIVVVGDCIKYFEMSYDVRPGSGLTSATQDLVAATKKMKISDIGSGNNWEEDCTFKFSDIPVDSPKFARMLMLPNLKQVKNTKLTLMRLCAGYPALSLHDADVVYIMHTPDPDEDKALVIALDMRKKTLKDVADFGSGRPLGYTFTYLQSGISKHLNIWSSSRSGRNAGETSRDGCLGPCKLEVLGVNAEQQPTAT